From one Agathobaculum sp. NTUH-O15-33 genomic stretch:
- the queA gene encoding tRNA preQ1(34) S-adenosylmethionine ribosyltransferase-isomerase QueA, translated as MKKSDFYYDLPERLIAQHPLAERDSSRLLVLDRRDGSVQHRHFRELLEYVRPGDCMVFNNSRVIPARLMGHAVGHTTPIEVLLLNDRGECLWECLTRPGRKTREGVELTFGDGLLTATVESINPKDGNRMIRFHYEGIFLELLDKLGTMPLPPYIREKLDDPERYQTVYSKTPGSAAAPTAGLHFTEELLQLLRDKGVKLAFVTLHVGLGTFRPVKEEEITDHVMHSEFYIMDEDTARLINETRDAGGSVWAVGTTACRTMETIADETGHVRAQSGWTDIFIYPGYRFKSIDHLVTNFHLPESTLMMLISAFASREMVMEAYRQAVEAEYRFFSFGDSMLIL; from the coding sequence ATGAAAAAAAGTGATTTTTATTACGACCTGCCCGAGCGTCTGATCGCGCAGCATCCGCTGGCTGAACGGGACTCCTCGCGCCTGTTGGTGCTAGACCGGCGGGATGGCTCGGTGCAGCACCGGCATTTTAGGGAGCTTTTGGAATATGTGCGGCCGGGCGATTGCATGGTCTTTAACAATTCCCGCGTCATTCCGGCGCGGTTGATGGGGCACGCGGTCGGCCATACAACACCGATCGAAGTCCTGCTTTTGAATGACCGTGGGGAATGCCTTTGGGAATGCCTGACGCGCCCGGGCAGAAAAACGCGCGAGGGCGTCGAACTCACCTTTGGCGACGGCCTGCTCACCGCGACGGTAGAGAGCATCAATCCCAAAGACGGCAACCGCATGATCCGCTTTCACTACGAGGGCATTTTTCTGGAACTGCTAGATAAGCTTGGAACCATGCCGCTGCCGCCCTATATCCGTGAAAAGCTGGACGACCCCGAGCGCTACCAGACGGTCTACTCCAAGACGCCCGGCTCGGCCGCCGCGCCGACGGCGGGCCTGCATTTCACCGAAGAACTGCTTCAACTGCTGCGCGACAAGGGGGTAAAGCTCGCCTTTGTAACGCTGCACGTCGGTCTTGGCACGTTCCGCCCGGTCAAGGAAGAAGAGATCACCGACCATGTGATGCATTCCGAATTTTATATTATGGATGAGGACACCGCCCGTCTGATTAATGAAACAAGGGACGCGGGTGGAAGCGTTTGGGCGGTCGGCACCACGGCCTGCCGCACGATGGAGACCATCGCGGACGAGACCGGCCATGTGCGGGCTCAATCAGGTTGGACAGATATTTTTATCTATCCCGGCTACCGGTTTAAATCCATCGATCATCTGGTCACCAACTTCCATCTGCCCGAAAGCACGCTGATGATGCTAATCTCGGCCTTCGCGTCCCGCGAGATGGTGATGGAGGCTTACCGTCAGGCGGTCGAGGCCGAATACCGCTTTTTCTCGTTCGGCGATTCCATGCTGATATTATAA
- a CDS encoding YwbE family protein — MSGQNRSDVKVGATVKVILKADQRTGKLTEGIVARILTKSSCHPHGIKVMLADGQVGRVQEIVG; from the coding sequence ATGAGCGGACAAAACAGGTCTGATGTGAAGGTCGGAGCGACAGTCAAGGTTATCCTGAAAGCAGACCAACGTACCGGCAAGTTGACAGAAGGTATTGTGGCGCGGATACTGACAAAGAGTAGCTGCCATCCTCACGGCATTAAAGTGATGCTTGCGGATGGGCAAGTCGGCCGGGTACAGGAAATCGTCGGATAG